One Denticeps clupeoides chromosome 10, fDenClu1.1, whole genome shotgun sequence genomic window carries:
- the LOC114798067 gene encoding short transient receptor potential channel 4-associated protein-like — protein sequence MATPAGSNPPRPRGRNVLTRIRSGQTTGRGLSRGTQIPDALLMERDKRARWQGIPVLLKRLYESSHPNSDMTQIHSFVKELSSLLSMEAMSIVTEERKTPQESTFPNTYTFDLFGGVDLLVEILMRPTLTTQKDVPKMSDDLVKDCLSVLYNCCICTDGVTKSLASRDDFILFLFTLMSNKKTFLQTATLIEDILGVRKEMIQLEDIPNLAGLVQSFNQQQLANFCRILSVTISEPDVGVDDKHTLLARNAQQRANAGPSRAEVNQVALLNIPGFVERLCKLATRKVSEASGTSSFLQELEDWHTWLDNALVLDALMQIASDEAEQSSTESSDESSLAASPLGHRLPQSMKIVHEIMYKVEVLYVLCVMLMGRQRNQVHRMLAEFRLIPGLNNLFDKLIWRKNTSSHVLHGQNQNCDCSPEISFKIQFLRLLQSFSDHHENKYLLLNSQELNELSAISLKANIPEVEALVNTDRNLVCDGKKGLLTRLISVMKKEPAESSFRFWQARAVESFLRGATSYADQVFLLKRGLLEHILFCIIDSGCKSHDVLQSYFDLLGELMKFNLDAFKRFNKYVNTDEKFQIFFNQINSSLVDSNMLVRCIVLTLDRFESQTEDMRVVEVLSECCLLSYMARVENRLSFLFRLINIINVQTLTQENVSCLNTSLVVLMLARRRGKLPFYLNALREKEYAEKYPGGLLNNFHNLLRFWQHHYLNKDKDSTCLENSSCIPFTYWKETVAVLLGSDRTCPYAIASYIDEAYMDLDRDF from the exons ATGGCGACGCCAGCGGGGTCGAACCCCCCTCGGCCCCGCGGTAGGAACGTTCTGACCCGGATTCGGAGCGGCCAGACCACGGGCCGTGGGCTGAGCCGGGGCACGCAG ATCCCGGACGCTCTGCTCATGGAGCGGGATAAGCGTGCCCGGTGGCAGGGCATACCGGTGCTGCTGAAGAGGCTTTACGAAAGCAGCCACCCCAACAGCGACATGACACAAATTCACAGCTTTGTCAAG GAGTTGTCCTCCCTGCTTTCCATGGAAGCCATGTCCATAGTGACTGAGGAGAGGAAGACGCCCCAGGAGTCTACGTTCCCCAACACCTACACCTTCGACCTTTTCGGAGGAGTCGAC TTGCTTGTGGAGATCCTGATGAGACCCACTCTCACTACTCAGAAAGATGTCCCTAAAA TGAGCGACGACCTTGTCAAGGACTGTCTGAGCGTTCTTTACAATTGCTGcatttgt ACTGATGGCGTCACAAAAAGCCTTGCATCAAGAGACGACTTCATCTTGTTCCTGTTCACGCTTATGTCAAATAAAAAGACTTTCCTGCAGACAGCCACGCTTATCGAGGACATTCTTGGAGTTAGGAAG GAAATGATACAGTTGGAGGACATCCCCAACCTGGCTGGTTTGGTCCAGAGCTTCAACCAGCAGCAGCTCGCCAACTTTTGCCGCATTCTCTCGGTCACCATCTCTGAGCCCGATGTGGGTGTTGACGACAAGCACACTCTTTTGGCCCGGAACGCCCAGCAGAGGGCAAATGCCGGCCCGTCCCGTGCTGAGGTCAACCAAG TGGCCCTACTGAACATCCCAGGCTTTGTCGAGCGACTTTGTAAACTTGCCACGCGGAAAGTTTCAGAGGCTTCGGGTACCTCGTCCTtcctgcaggagctggaggactGGCACACGTGGCTGGACAATGCCCTGGTGCTGGATGCTCTCATGCAGATTGCATCAGATGAGGCAGAGCAGAGCAGTACTG AATCATCAGATGAGAGTTCTCTTGCTGCCAGCCCTCTTGGACACAGGTTACCTCAGTCCATGAAGATCGTCCATGAGATCATGTACAAGGTTGAGGTCCTATATGTGCTGTGTGTCATGCTCATGGGCCGACAGCGGAATCAG GTTCACAGAATGCTGGCTGAGTTCAGACTGATCCCGGGTCTCAACAACCTGTTTGACAAACTGATCTGGAGGAAGAACACATCCAGCCATGTCCTACACGGCCAGAACCAGAACTGTGACTGCAGCCCG GAGATATCATTCAAGATACAGTTTCTCAGGTTGCTTCAGAGCTTCAGTGACCATCATGA GAACAAATATCTCCTGCTCAACAGCCAAGAGCTGAATGAGCTCAGTGCCATTTCACTAAAAGCAAATATTCCAGAGGTTGAAGCCTTGGTCAACACCGATAG GAACCTTGTGTGCGATGGGAAGAAAGGCCTTTTGACCCGATTGATATCAGTCATGAAGAAGGAACCGGCAGAGTCCTCATTCAG ATTCTGGCAGGCGAGAGCAGTGGAGAGTTTTCTTCGAGGAGCCACGTCTTATGCTGACCAAGTGTTTCTGCTGAAGAGAGGACTGTTGGAG CACATCCTGTTCTGCATTATTGACAGTGGTTGTAAGTCTCATGATGTCCTACAGAGCTATTTTGATCTGCTTGGTGAGCTCATGAAGTTCAATCTCGATGCCTTTAAAAGGTTCAATAAATATGTCAACACGGACGAGAAG TTTCAGATCTTCTTCAACCAGATCAATAGCTCTTTGGTGGACTCAAATATGCTGGTCAGGTGCATAGTCCTGACTCTTGACCGCTTTGAGAGCCAGACTGAAGACATGAGGG TGGTGGAGGTGTTGTCAGAATGCTGCCTCTTGTCCTACATGGCACGTGTGGAGAACAGGCTGTCATTTCTCTTCCGGCTGATCAACATCATCAACGTTCAGACTCTTACTCAG GAAAATGTGAGCTGCCTGAACACCAGCCTAGTGGTGCTGATGCTGGCCCGCAGGAGAGGGAAGCTGCCCTTTTACCTGAACGCCCTGCGGGAGAAGGAGTATGCTGAGAAATACCCTGGTGGCCTCCTCAACAACTTCCACAACCTGCTCCGTTTCTGGCAGCACCACTACCTCAACAAGGACAAGGACAGCACATGTCTGGAGAAT AGTTCCTGTATCCCATTTACTTACTGGAAGGAGACTGTGGCGGTTCTCCTCGGTTCTGACCGGACGTGCCCCTATGCTATAGCCAGCTACATTGACGAGGCCTACATGGACTTGGACAGAGACTTCTGA
- the LOC114798640 gene encoding protein TASOR-like, translating to MACNANPDRKKEKESRRSDGLSAESCNSKHQLLSATASATSKQNGEQAGCEDEQMSEQDASERRKGGVADARGSGRSSPATQKIGDELPRRNFQIPRKLKERKGLFQPLPPESREFEDLVKLVSSLYLEASSRGAFTYTKAHLIHSELLEKEFVEKKRELKQAGRTDAELAETYAFLLPEKDKVRSICEKGLAVGHARISMLGNPSKGVYLAKYSDLLQMNPFEVGATGDIVVFRMMKGRVKSIHEHTPKNTLDPTPKFDCHVSKNASKVTSLLSYRAFEHTQQFFYEFAFEELRSRPRHVCPYAVLSFQYKGKESGPVANRLSCPTLEAKRVRRRYTVWSGMLLNKGEELFQISVRSSTLPFLPFRLPEKLDINLAMQLDQVKRKIPSVLFSWDTYSSGREVLKCGMYCSLFEVVSKSKTGNCLSGLIQKLERDRMVLVKPLMDKGFLFLLSSSQMHTSKERRGRLERGVQALFIFQEPRLVTRCSSKCSVEKECLSQSEPTSPVPCYLDPFLPALHHALLKLRSNPPKDVVSGVEHQAMDYLNRRERTSGNLSHLAEYRQNLDDRGNISTSPRVKPNMDLLRSYIYGSSSYQLPGSRVQSMVEGGQAPSPAGAEEYSPMSDWGGSDRQPSGSAPQVQQSNGGGQRARPSQGGEYDKDKMEKLLRLIQLHKKALVKDGLAEAGHDGRVNEGWDTSGLKRKLVDDEMASVSKSLRTELLINGDPGRGAEDMADEGQSLSLSAVMDSIGICDTDLRERMGPTSSVSETHRLLKLLMATLNRAVAKRATDLADQMPETLSSEPDRDASDIDLRKKVAEELQATQDYLEDQMACSMDSMEVYSPGSSGETQPSRSADGPVLSTWSLAPPCVKTEKAPSSVPDTMHKSDDHSMGALVDTVVREEFQHLCVDIQQVMESQHIYYISQPPLHKLENSKLNRNAGFSPYISQYISPHPVQGYVNTLRERMSHVIGPPGIVRECHRMPPAPVSVPSTLPGPVSAIPTPSVVPSPSPAPTCPPAPVSLPDSSSAQQAKVQATMPKKEPPALSKPHQGPVREAGKKSEKPASEEPGATSTAEQSPSQAGSSHPVSAPPSETAPPIPTSSVANSIIGQIKPDIFLSLVEMVQKNTLKFYIHDEVESELCAEIKGYLKSLGNTECNPQSFLENSNSMDKFLVIIQNEYIAAHVHKIPALVTLKKLPSVSFAGVDSLDDVKNRTYNELFVSGGLIVSDEHILSPDSMTLEKLQKFLTLLEEQSSTWQWKVHCKTQKKLKELSRINSDAMSLLTLLTAYQKKHLVEFLPYHECDAPSRHAPDLDCLVKLQAHHTHQRHIILLTERRPDTFPQFSRHGIVIASIDDIMNSFSSLIGISSRDKLPTAPSAAENDKCVEEEDMSLDSEDEALLVDTSGQTGEDRVDSLQPPPPKLEEFRPPLPDPHVTSLSSQNSPMSYANKSLEFDSLQSTIPPFPGSTQGNTSNKDLASSFGVNPHQSYLCPGSVQWSPYSGSPGYSVPSHSPSNHSSLQGFPQQAPAAHHNQSSGSEEVGSSQGVTTVPVPHLVPGPRPQCLPDPGGGALSSPLVATANPLCHSASHEVQSKAMEPGSLKTVTYPDPAAAPASLGVPFGWGGEVGPQQSYAADVSAVPGLGGQESARTDGAEAMVGPPDGLWAGSVGNSACATPNSYMGGASGGATTAAPTLPSMYLHGGTGVMAEKISTPGSSTPNSQGSRTPVNNPSECQPAGHPGPGPARGGGMHRGLLPIPGTALGMPCRGGPAMAGRHGMAGGGYGPRGPPPEPMDGVMHGGFRGRGVPHMPMRSRPHRGQIRLWGYPPGRGGGGGGQDYYSDYSYQ from the exons ATGGCCTGCAATGCTAACCCGGACcggaagaaggagaaggagagccGCAGGTCGGACGGCCTCTCCGCGGAGAGCTGTAACTCCAAGCACCAGTTGTTGTCGGCCACTGCTTCGGCCACATCCAAGCAAAATGGCGAACAGGCTGGATGTGAAGACGAGCAAATGTCTGAGCAGGATGCTTCCGAGCGCCGGAAAGGCGGTGTGGCGGACGCGAGAGGCAGCGGCAGGTCTTCCCCCGCGACCCAGAAAATCGGCGACGAGCTGCCGAGGAGGAATTTCCAGATTCCCCGGAAGCTGAAGGAGCGGAAAG GACTGTTCCAGCCCTTGCCCCCAGAATCCCGCGAGTTTGAGGACCTGGTGAAGCTCGTCTCGTCCCTCTACCTGGAAGCTTCTTCACGAGGAGCGTTTACATACACCAAAGCCCACCTCATTCACAGCGAGCTGCTCGAGAAGGAA TTTGTTGAGAAGAAAAGGGAACTGAAACAGGCCGGCCGAACTGACGCCGAGCTCGCAGAAACCTACGCTTTTCTTCTGCCTGAAAAGGACAAG GTCCGCTCCATCTGTGAAAAAGGCCTCGCCGTGGGTCATGCACGGATCAGCATGCTGGGAAACCCGAGTAAAG GGGTTTACTTAGCGAAGTACTCTGACCTGTTGCAAATGAATCCCTTCGAAGTGGGTGCAACTGGAGACATCGTGGTGTTCAGAATGATGAAG GGCAGAGTGAAGAGCATTCACGAGCACACCCCCAAAAACACCCTGGACCCCACGCCGAAGTTCGATTGCCACGTGTCGAAAAATGCCAGCAAGGTGACGTCGCTGCTGTCCTACAGGGCGTTCGAACACACTCAG CAATTTTTCTATGAATTTGCGTTCGAGGAGCTGAGGTCGCGACCCCGGCATGTATGTCCATATGCAGTGCTGTCCTTTCAGTACAAAGGCAAAGAATCAGGACCTGTGGCCAATAG gcTCAGCTGCCCTACGCTTGAAGCGAAAAGAG TGAGACGCAGGTACACTGTGTGGAGTGGGATGCTGTTAAATAAAGGGGAGGAGCTTTTTCAGATCAGCGTGAGGTCCTCCACACTCCCTTTTCTCCCATTTAGATT GCCTGAAAAGCTGGACATCAACTTGGCAATGCAGTTGGATCAGGTGAAAAGGAAGATCCCGTCCGTTCTGTTCTCCTGGGATACATACAGCAGCGGCAGAGAGG TGTTGAAGTGTGGGATGTACTGCAGCCTGTTTGAGGTGGTCAGTAAGAGCAAGACTGGGAACTGCCTGAGTGGACTTATTCAAAAGCTGGAAAGAGACAGAATG GTGCTGGTGAAGCCTTTAATGGATAAAGGATTTCTCTTCCTGCTGTCCTCCAGCCAGATGCACACGTCTAAAG AAAGGAGAGGGAGATTGGAGAGGGGCGTTCAGGCGCTGTTCATCTTCCAGGAGCCCAGGCTGGTGACCAGATGTT CCTCAAAGTGCTCTGTGGAGAAAGAATGCCTGTCTCAATCGGAACCCACGTCACCTGTCCCCTGCTACTTGGACCCCTTTCTCCCCGCGCTGCACCACGCGCTGCTCAAGCTGCGCTCCAACCCCCCCAAGGACGTGGTCTCTGGGGTGGAGCACCAGGCCATGGACTACTTGAACCGCCGTGAGCGCACCTCAGGCAACTTGTCTCACCTCGCCGAGTACCGGCAGAACTTGGACGACCGCGGGAATATCAGCACCAGCCCTAGGGTGAAACCCAACATGGACCTGCTGCGCTCCTACATTTACGGTTCCAGCTCGTACCAGCTACCCGGATCCCGGGTCCAGAGTATGGTGGAGGGGGGGCAAGCTCCCTCCCCTGCCGGGGCTGAAGAATACAGCCCCATGTCGGACTGGGGAGGCTCGGACCGGCAACCGTCTGGCAGCGCGCCCCAGGTCCAGCAGTCCAATGGAGGGGGACAGAGGGCTCGCCCCAGCCAGGGGGGCGAATACGACAAGGACAAGATGGAGAAGCTGTTGAGACTCATCCAGCTGCACAAGAAGGCTCTAGTGAAGGATGGGCTGGCAGAGGCTGGGCATGATGGGCGGGTGAATGAGGGCTGGGACACATCTGGGCTCAAGCGGAAGCTGGTAGATGATGAAATGGCATCAGTTAGCAAGTCCCTAAGGACCGAGCTGCTCATCAATGGGGATCCAGGCCGAG GTGCAGAGGACATGGCAGATGAGGGCCAGTCCTTGTCGCTGTCGGCGGTGATGGACAGCATAGGCATCTGCGACACAGACCTGCGTGAGAGGATGGGCCCGACCTCGTCAGTCTCAGAGACGCACCGGCTACTGAAGCTGCTGATGGCCACCCTGAACAGAGCCGTGGCCAAAAGAGCCACAGATCTGGCCGATCAGATGCCGGAAACGCTGAGTTCTGAGCCGGACAGGGACGCGTCTGACATTGACCTCAGGAAAAAGGTGGCAGAGGAGCTGCAAGCAACGCAAGACTACCTGGAG GACCAGATGGCCTGTAGCATGGACAGCATGGAGGTCTATAGCCCTGGCTCCAGTGGTGAGACGCAACCATCCCGGTCTGCAGATGGGCCTGTTCTCAGTACATGGAGTCTTGCCCCTCCATGCGTCAAAACCG AAAAAGCTCCTTCATCTGTCCCAGATACAATGCATAAGAGTGACGATCACTCGATGGGCGCACTGGTGGACACTGTCGTCCGCGAAGAGTTCCAGCACCTCTGCGTTGACATTCAACAAGTGATGGAGAGTCAGCACATCTACTACATTTCCCAGCCTCCTTTGCACAAGTTGGAAAACAGCAAGCTGAACCGCAATGCTGGCTTCTCTCCTTACATATCACAGTACATTTCCCCGCACCCTGTACAAGGTTATGTCAACACTCTTCGTGAGAGGATGAGTCACGTGATCGGCCCTCCAGGGATCGTCAGAGAATGCCATAGGATGCCTCCTGCCCCAGTTTCTGTCCCGAGCACTTTACCTGGCCCTGTTTCTGCCATCCCTACCCCTTCAGTTGTACCATCGCCTAGCCCTGCACCAACTTGTCCACCTGCACCTGTGTCTCTTCCTGACAGCTCTTCTGCCCAACAAGCCAAAGTCCAGGCCACCATGCCTAAAAAAGAGCCTCCAGCTCTGAGCAAGCCTCATCAGGGCCCTGTCAGAGAAGCGGGTAAAAAGAGCGAAAAACCTGCAAGCGAGGAACCAGGCGCCACAAGTACTGCAGAACAATCACCATCGCAGGCAGGAAGCAGTCACCCAGTGTCGGCTCCTCCCTCCGAAACGGCTCCACCCATCCCCACTTCTAGCGTGGCGAATAGCATAATTGGCCAGATCAAGCCGGACATTTTCTTGAGTCTGGTGGAGATGGTGCAGAAGAACACGCTGAAGTTCTACATTCATGATGAAGTGGAGAGTGAGCTGTGTGCTGAGATCAAG GGCTATCTCAAGAGCCTTGGCAACACCGAGTGCAATCCCCAGAGTTTCCTGGAGAACAGCAACAGCATGGACAAGTTTTTGGTCATCATTCAGAACGAGTACATAGCAGCGCATGTGCACAAG ATTCCAGCCCTAGTGACACTGAAGAAGTTGCCGTCTGTGAGTTTTGCTGGAGTGGACAGTCTGGATGATGTGAAGAACCGCACCTATAATGAGCTGTTTGTATCCGGAGGCCTTATCGTGTCTGATGAGCACATACTCAGCCCGGACTCCATGACACTCG AAAAGTTACAGAAGTTTTTGACACTGTTAGAAGAGCAGAGCTCTACATGGCAGTGGAAGGTTCACTGCAAAACGCAGAAGAAACTCAAAGAACTCAGCCG AATAAACAGTGACGCCATGAGCTTGTTGACCCTGCTAACAGCGTATCAGAAAAAGCATTTGGTCGAGTTCCTTCCGTACCATGAGTGTGATGCACCTTCACGGCACGCCCCTGACCTGGACTGTCTGGTGAAACTACAGGCTCACCATACACATCAGCGCCACATCATCCTCCTTACTG aAAGGAGACCCGACACGTTTCCACAGTTCTCCAGGCATGGGATTGTGATTGCAAGTATCGATGACATCATGAACAGCTTCTCCAGCCTGATCGGCATAAGCAGTAGGGACAAGCTGCCAACTGCTCCGTCTGCAG CAGAGAATGATAAATGTGTGGAAGAAGAGGATATGTCTCTGGATTCTGAGGACGAGGCCCTGCTTGTTGACACCTCAGGCCAAACGGGAGAAGATCGTGTGGATTCGCTTCAGCCTCCTCCCCCTAAATTGGAGGAGTTCCGGCCCCCTCTTCCTGACCCCCACGTCACCAGCCTCTCCTCGCAGAACAGCCCAATGTCCTACGCTAACAAGAGCTTGGAATTCGACTCGCTGCAGTCCACCATCCCTCCATTCCCAGGTTCTACCCAGGGCAACACTTCAAATAAAGACCTGGCCTCGAGTTTCGGGGTGAACCCCCATCAAAGCTACCTGTGCCCTGGGTCTGTGCAGTGGAGCCCGTACTCTGGCTCTCCGGGCTATTCGGTACCTTCTCATTCCCCCTCTAACCACAGTTCACTGCAAGGGTTCCCTCAGCAGGCCCCAGCCGCCCACCACAACCAGTCCTCCGGTTCTGAGGAGGTGGGGTCTTCTCAGGGGGTGACCACTGTTCCGGTCCCTCATCTGGTCCCCGGGCCCAGACCCCAGTGCTTACCCGACCCTGGGGGAGGGGCGTTGAGCTCGCCTTTGGTCGCCACGGCTAATCCACTCTGCCATTCTGCCTCTCATGAGGTACAGAGCAAAGCCATGGAACCTGGTTCTCTCAAGACTGTCACCTACCCTGACCCCGCTGCTGCCCCAGCCTCCCTCGGAGTGCCCTTCGGTTGGGGGGGTGAGGTAGGACCACAGCAAAGCTATGCAGCCGATGTGAGCGCCGTGCCGGGACTTGGCGGTCAGGAGTCTGCACGGACGGACGGTGCAGAAGCGATGGTGGGTCCACCGGACGGACTCTGGGCAGGTAGTGTTGGGAACAGTGCGTGCGCCACGCCCAACAGTTATATGGGAGGGGCCTCGGGTGGAGCCACGACTGCTGCGCCCACTCTGCCCAGTATGTACCTTCACGGAGGGACGGGGGTTATGGCTGAGAAGATCAGCACGCCTGGCAGCTCAACGCCTAACAGCCAGGGCAGCAGGACTCCCGTCAACAATCCCTCCGAGTGCCAGCCCGCCGGGCACCCTGGCCCCGGGCCCGCTCGGGGTGGCGGCATGCACCGAGGCCTCCTGCCCATCCCTGGAACCGCACTGGGCATGCCCTGTCGGGGTGGGCCTGCCATGGCCGGGCGGCATGGCATGGCCGGTGGCGGGTATGGACCAAGGGGACCCCCGCCCGAACCGATGGACGGTGTAATGCACGGGGGTTTCAGAGGAAGGGGCGTACCGCACATGCCTATGAGATCCCGACCACACCGTGGTCAGATAAGATTATGGGGCTACCCTCCAGGcaggggaggagggggtggaggacaGGACTATTATTCAGACTACTCCTACCAGTAG
- the LOC114797614 gene encoding amphoterin-induced protein 3-like, whose product MMGCTFSAVLISVLVQMSHPSCPLGCLCASDVVSCASQGHERLPVPLPPATWTLDLSHNRIAWLAAGSFHGLPRMEALRLSHNAIAQLGAGAFHNASRLRRLDLSFNRLQVVARHHLQELPALEELLLFNNRIAQVESNALIGLSRLRKVYLSHNQITDFPFFSIWRHTHPALATLDLSSNRMLRLPVGDIAMWPAVHQRALYLHNNTLVCDCSVYAMFWQWEQRGYDAVTDFKEEYKCLLRGEPRAAVHFLRRSRLFENCTAPKAVSLLSPRASVLVHEGELVRLDCATSQAEQNPSFSWTSPHQENITQLLHNGTLRLNPDGSLEIPSAQPEDSGTYRCAFFDSLLMLNETREINLTVVPPRPPDEPFNTGYTTLLGCAITLALILVYLYMTPCRCSCCRPPRSDPTTPGLAEDPSALPSIFSVPSSSPTERHARKANADRRVVFLEPLCEEQNGHAQAEFSKENLVQFQPQNLAHVRIPDYEPGFCNAT is encoded by the coding sequence ATGATGGGCTGCACGTTTTCTGCTGTTCTCATATCCGTCCTGGTCCAGATGTCCCACCCCAGCTGCCCTTTAGGGTGCCTGTGCGCCTCAGACGTGGTCAGCTGTGCATCTCAGGGTCACGAGAGGTTGCCCGTCCCCCTGCCCCCTGCCACATGGACCTTGGACCTGAGCCACAACAGAATAGCCTGGTTGGCGGCGGGCAGCTTTCACGGCCTTCCCAGGATGGAGGCGCTGCGCCTGTCCCACAACGCCATCGCCCAGCTGGGCGCCGGGGCCTTCCACAACGCCAGCCGCCTGCGCCGCCTGGACCTCTCCTTCAACCGGCTGCAGGTGGTGGCGCGGCACCACCTGCAGGAGCTGCCGGCGCTGGAGGAGCTGCTCCTGTTCAACAACCGCATCGCGCAAGTGGAGAGCAACGCGCTGATAGGCCTGAGCAGGCTGAGGAAGGTCTACCTCAGCCACAACCAGATCACCGACTTCCCCTTCTTCTCCATCTGGAGGCACACGCACCCCGCCCTCGCCACGCTGGACCTGTCCTCCAACCGCATGCTCCGGCTGCCCGTCGGTGACATTGCCATGTGGCCGGCGGTGCATCAGAGGGCCTTGTACCTGCACAACAACACCCTGGTTTGTGACTGCTCCGTGTACGCCATGTTCTGGCAGTGGGAGCAGCGCGGCTACGACGCGGTGACCGACTTTAAAGAAGAGTACAAATGCCTGCTGCGCGGCGAGCCTCGGGCTGCGGTGCACTTCCTCCGCCGTTCACGGCTCTTCGAGAACTGCACCGCGCCGAAGGCCGTCTCTCTGCTTTCCCCCCGGGCCAGCGTTCTCGTCCACGAAGGGGAGCTGGTGCGGCTGGACTGCGCCACTTCTCAGGCGGAGCAGAACCCTTCCTTCTCCTGGACCTCCCCACACCAGGAGAACATCACGCAGCTGCTCCACAATGGCACGCTGCGCCTGAACCCAGACGGGAGTCTGGAGATCCCGTCGGCGCAACCGGAGGACTCGGGGACGTATCGGTGCGCGTTCTTCGACAGCCTCCTGATGCTGAACGAAACCAGGGAGATCAATTTGACCGTGGTGCCCCCGCGGCCCCCGGACGAGCCTTTCAACACCGGATACACCACCCTGCTCGGGTGCGCCATCACCCTGGCTCTGATCCTCGTGTACCTTTACATGACCCCATgccgctgcagctgctgcaggcctCCAAGGTCGGACCCGACCACGCCCGGTCTGGCTGAGGATCCGTCTGCCCTGCCATCCATCTTCAGCGTCCCTTCATCATCGCCGACGGAAAGACATGCCCGCAAGGCCAACGCCGACCGGCGAGTCGTCTTTCTGGAGCCCCTGTGCGAAGAGCAGAACGGACACGCCCAAGCAGAGTTCTCCAAGGAGAACCTGGTGCAGTTTCAGCCCCAAAATCTAGCTCATGTAAGGATTCCTGACTATGAGCCCGGTTTTTGCAATGCTACGTAA